The Capsicum annuum cultivar UCD-10X-F1 chromosome 3, UCD10Xv1.1, whole genome shotgun sequence genomic sequence TAGGGAGTCTGTTGTGGTTCAAGAGCCAAAGAAAGGTTTTGAGTTTCGAAGGGTTTTGAGTTTCCAGATCCAGAGGTGATCCTTATTGAGCTCAGATTGAATGCTCCCGAAGTTGTTCCGGAGAATGTAGAACCTATTCACGCGCAGCAAGCTGAACTCCTAGTAATCCTGGAAGGACTCAAGATAGCCCACTCAAATAACTTAACCTTTTTGGAAATAAACTCTGATTCTAACTGCAATTAACATGATAAGCACTAACCACCTTGGTTACTGCAATATTATTTCGGAATGCAGGTATTTAATGCAGGTACTGAACAATCCAACACTGAAACACACTTACAGACAGCAGAATAGAGTCGCTGATGCACTAGCCAGATATCAAGAAGGGATAGTCTTTTTTGATCATGTGTAAATTTTGACGACTCCATCTGAGTATGCTCAAGACCTTCTTGAAGCTGATAAACTAGAAATCGCCTTTCCCAAAACGATTGCTCATATTTTTGTAACTAATTCGATTATTGATACTCAACTATCGATTCTAGGAGATCCAAGTGATCCCTGTAACCCATCATGTATTAACTCTAATTAACTTCTAAGTTATGCCCttcttacacaaaaaaaaaagaaagaaaaaaacagtATGAGCTCACCCTTCCTGCTTTACAAGTCCGCCACATTTACTCTGAGTTCCAACGTGTCAAGTTGTCAGCCACCCCACCAACTTTCCTAGaattcttataaaaaaaaatcaaaatatataaaccCAATTTAAGCATTCAAAAATTTGTAAGACACATACATATCAacaaactataacatacaaaagTATAGCCtaaagtgtgtgtatatataataaatctatagAACAGGAACAATGAGTCAAGAACAACCTCAAAGGGAGCAACAAGAGGCCCTAAAATATGGAGATGTTTTTAACGTAAACGGTGAGTTAGCTGAACAGCCAATTGCACCACAAGATGCAGCAATGATGCAGAGTGCAGAGGCTATGGTGTTTGGGCAGACACAAAAAGGTGGTCCAGCTTCTGTGATGCAGGCTGCTGCTGCTAAAAATGAAAGAAGTGGAGTCGTTAGTCATGAGGATACTACTCAAGTTGCTGGTGATGAAGGTGTGACTGTGGCTGAAACTCAAGTGCCTGGCAGACGTATAGTTACTGAATCAGTTGCTGGACAGGTGTGTAACTTTACTGACtttatatttctctttttattcttcacCAATACATTTTTATTGAGACGTTCTTACTTCGTATggttataaaaatattatgactTGTTTATACACGATCCaaggatttttttttatgattataaaattgtgatGATTTGCTTATATAGGACCATTACATGGTTCTTTTTTCGTGTGTGTTAACTGTTCAATTTCAAACCTAAAGTAAATGCTATCAAATATAGTAGTTCATCAAATTTTATTGAGGTCGAGTTACTGTTAGCTCGTTTTCCtaacttattttttcctttcctcAGAAGTGCTTATTTTAAGTGtttgttttaaaaattgaagTGGTTGATCAAGCTTTAGGGAGAAAATAAGTGTGGCTGGGAGTAACAGAGTTCTCCTCCTCAAAAATACTTCTTCAAAAAacacttttgagaaaaatactATTTAAAAGGTTGAACAAACATTAATTGCGGTTCAAAAGTTGAACAAACAATAATTGCggttcaaaagttttttttttttttttttaaaattataagcCAGATAAGTGCTTCTCGCCAAAAGTGCATTTTGAATAATTGAGAAGCTATTTTTATCAAGTTGGCCAATCACAAACACGCTATGCATAGGCGATTGGACAAGTCCTGTTGAGATTTGAGAAAGAGTAGGATTTGAAGTTGTAATTGAGAAGTGTATTTAGAAGTTGAAATGGTGTTTGAACATGAAATACAATTCAACTAAATCTTGGAATAAAACTTAAAActcttttataaattattttatcaacctcaagtttgattctatattttGTACTCTTGAAATAATGGGCAAACTTGATAAACATAACACATACTTAGAATTTGATAGACCTTAGCATGTATTTAAACTAATTTCTAAATATAGTATTTTGAATACTTGGAATCTAACCAATGGCTAAACGGTTTGTTTCCTAATTGTGTTAGACGCCCATGGATTTCGTGACCATGAATGCTGAAAATAGAAGTATTGCCATCTTCTTTTGTCCcttattattttgtttgttttttcatGGAGTCGAGTTCATGATTTTCTTTGGAAATTACATTAAGCAGTTTGTATAATATAAATGAAGCTAGAGTAAATACACGAGAATTTGAGATTATTGCAGATATTGGGGCAATATGTTGAGCCACTTCCAGTAACAGCAGGAGCAGAGGGAGATGTGGTGGAAGCACCTATAGCAATAGGAGAGGCTCTGGCAGCAACAGCTCTCGTAGCAGGGGAGAAACCGGTGGAGCAGAGCGACGCAGCCGCGATACGAGTGGCTGAAGCCAGAGCCACCGGTTCTAGCGTTGTAACCCCCGGAGGTTTAACAGCTACAGCTCAGTCCGCAGCCTCGGTTAATGAGAGGTTAACTCAAGATGTTGATAAAATCACACTTAACGATGTCTTGACAGTAAGAATCTTTATCAACATTTTGCCTTTCATTAACATATGATTTTTCGTTTACAAAATATGAAGAGTGATATTCAAGTTTAAAAAATGTTGTAATCTTAAACATACCTGCGGGCTCTGGTCCGCCGAACTGGAACACGCGCCGCAGGTTGTCGCGGGCACCCCTATGGGTGAAATGGAGCGCGCACCGTAGGCTTCTCTTGTTGCTGCTActgttttggaaatccaaacacacccttacgCTCGTCCGAATCATGTAATTCTAGCGAAAGTGTGTTGTGATCCTAATTATTCTCTAACATATGAGATTTGAAAACTAGAGATATACTACATAATACATTCCTTTcaattcaattgaaaaaaaaaatctttaaatccCGGATCCGCCTCTGATCCTGAACGTATGAGATTTGAGAATTAGAGGTATCCTACATAATACATTCCCTTTCAattgaaattgaaaagaaaaatcttGTACAATTTAATTTGTAACTGAGGGAGTATGGTGGTATATTTGAActttgaaacagagggagtactgTGTATCTCAACTAGAAGGTGTAAGCAAATTACTAGTCTGCTTTCAACTCTATTGAGATTTCGtctttaattttatgtttgtGAAAAGTATGATCTGTCTGTCATCGTAATTCCAGGCTGGTCCTACTATGTTGACATGAAGCATAAATTGTATGTTCTATATCAATATCAAGGTAGATTCTCTTAATCTTGATTATTTATGTAAGAGCAGAACAAGGCAAAAGAAACACTTTGCCCTATTAGGTGTCCGTGTAGTTGGGTTATTTGTGTGGTGTAAgttctatttttgtttcttttgttatGAATCAACATCATAGGGCGCACCTGCAAGATTACCGGCTGATAAGGCAGCGACAAGGCAAGACGCGGAAGGGGTAATGGAAGCTGAAATTAGGAATAATCCTAGCTTGACTGCTTATCCTGGTGGAGTAGCTGCATCTGTGGCTGCTGCCGCAAGACTAAACGAAAGAACTGCATAATAGATCTTGGCTCATGCATGTATAATACTACTAAGAATTGTTATATGATGCCTCATGCATATATAATATTACTTAATTAGTGTAATATGATCTTGACTCATGCATGTATAATATTACTAAGTAGTGTAATATGATCTTGGCTCATGCGCGTATAATATTACTAAGTAGTAATATATTAACCAGATGTAGTCTTGTTCCTCTTGATCTTAGTTTTGGTCCTTCCTAATTACCAGTTAGGCTGTGTAAAAGGTACCTGCTTTGTAAAACAGTAAATTACGTTAGTTGCTGAGCTATGCTGCTATGAGTTATGCACgcgtgtgtatgtatatatatatatgacgtgtatgtatatatatgatgtgTACGTATAtatgcgtgtatatatatatatatgacgcGCGCAATGAGTTATGCGCGTGTATATATATCCGTAATCCGAAGTGGACGTGTTTTGCTAGTCACGACTTTGTATTGCACTTGGCTCTCGCATTCAAATTTCTGTTTTGATCAACTATGTTCAAGGAAAGtggtttttgtttttgaaatttatagTATAATCGAATAGTAAATATTGTAGGtctatatcaaaataaaaataaagagtagGTGTTTAATTTGCTCGTTATTAAgatgatttaaaatttattttttttgtgaaataattaaaatattaaaaagtaaaatacttgtataaatttttaaaattttcatcttgtgattatttttaatgtattaataataatatttgcagaaattattaaaaaataatttaaaaattatatttatttacataataatgtattgataatatgagcaaaataatatataacaaaagtaaagaaaagatgtctataaattaataaagcaaaaTAGTATACTCATAAAGGGTAAGTAAATGAAAGTGTAGTTATATTACatatgatgaatatattttaagttttttttttctggtTTAACTTTAATTTCTTGCAATTTGGTTAAATTAAGTGGGTAGAATTTgttaaatatatagaaataaaaactTACTTTTAGCAAAATAAtggattaaaattatttaaaaatatatttgagggtcattttaaatttatcttcaaatataaaagatttttttttatttcatttcacACTTTACGTAGGAAAGCATCTAGTACTTTTGAACTATAATTAAATTTGTTATGGCACACTCTAACTTTACAAAAATGGTTTTATCACCCCCTAAATTCAATTTTAGTGTCTTTTTATCactctttttagctgacgtgataTCTTTaatgtgaattttatttttatgtaataaaggtgtcatgtcaacataaaaaaatgataaaaatatgctaaaattgagtttatgaaataatagaattcatgtgaagttggagtgtgtcgtatcaactttgatcatagttcgAGGGGTTACTAgatacttaaaataatttttttttaataaaataaaaataataatttttggaTAATAAATATAACGTTGAATGACCACCATAAAGTTTACTAAACATGCCCGATAATGTACTatctttttaaattcaatttgtgttgtatattttatttcttcaaatttaaatatgtcgatatttaattataatttttcatatatattttaaatattttaaattttagttaattattttgacttataatatttttaatataatttttaaatatataaattttaatttaaaatttatcttatttatgttTAAACCTCGAACTATGTCAGGATAGAAGGGGTATTGAAAAAGGGTCCGATAATCACACTCCACCGTAACAAAGATAGTAATACTTCGACAAGTGGCCTGCCACATCTATAATTTAACGCCACCACACTACTCCAATAGCCACTTGTCTCAAAATCTCTCCACCTTATTCCATAAATAATTAGTATCCATTTTTTTCGTCTAGCCATATCGAACATCTTGTTCAAAATTTCCAAGTGAATCCCCTCAATCGTCAGTGTTACACTTCACCCAATTTTAACAAAAATGAGTCAACAACAACAATCAACAAGGCAACAAGGTGATCAAACTTCCGAACCAATCAAATATGGTGACGTTTTTTGTGTCAAAGGTGAGTTAGGAGAAAAGGCTGTTAAGCCAGAAGATGCAGCTATGATGCAGAGCGCTGAAACTGCTGTGCTAGGGAAAACAAAAAAAGGTGGTCCAGCAGCTGCCATGCAATCTGCTGCTAATGTTAATGTTAGTGCTGGTCTTGTTCAACCTGGTGATGTTACTGATGTTGCTGCTAGGGAAGGTGTTACTGTTACTGGGACGACTGTTCCTGGTGCTAATATAATTACTGAATCTGTTGCTGGACAGGTAACGTAAAGTTGTGAGATTAATAGTCTCTGTGGTTAAGTTTTGATTAGAAACTAATTATGTCTTATCAAATGTTTTGATTAGTGTAAGGATAATATGCGATGATATTATGTGCCTATCAAATGTCCTTGATTAGCATCTAATGTCTTTGATTAGTAGAGTTCTTATAGGAAATTGTAATTGATAAAAGCTTATTGAAACTTATCACGTCGGATAGTTAGGTTAAGCACATCCACCGAGATGTTGTATAATGTTAATACTTCTGCTTATCATGATGTGAATATTAGTTGTGAAGGGGCATCTACTGTTGCTGAGTGTGTTTGTACAGTGGCTCTTGCCACAAATTACTGCCACAATTTACTTTCCGGTAGACAGTGATCTATATATaatacttataatttttttttttaagaaaaaggttCGGGGAAAAAATTAGAATTAATATTTCGTAGATGGGGTGAAATACAACTTACATTAAATACGAAAGCAATGAATTGGGTTATCAACGAATAACAAAGCTAAAGATATATTTTAAatggtgatataataaaatttgtCATTCTATTTATGGTTATTCAAGGGAGTGTCGAATCAACAAATGGAGTACGTAAATATTAATGGTGATTattgttagcccatatgttattgggcctttagtttatggacctttaggttattggctatgtatatatagcctacttttgtttagttagtttcaggcttttcagattatattgtaaaccttagcctttcttcctttcaataaagttctattaacatggtatcaaagctagttcgatccatgtcctttgatttgttggttgaagattttgtagcaggcacctactgcgcggatcgaactccgcggtgagttcgctggggggtacggggggcagcgcgcccccgtctggggttcggggcggagccccgaatttttttttttttgaggtgctgctgtattcgtttgctGTTTTTGTTGGGTTTTTGGTTGGATTGATTTGTTGCTGTCTTCgcttgctgccattgttgttcgttcggaattgttcaacctagggttttgcatctttttgttttttgaattgtttgtgtgttgctgtgtttacaatgactggaaaggatgattctctccagtccattagtactcaattagatggtaagaactatgcctattggagttatgtcatgaagaattttcttcgtgggaagaatatgtggggttatatcactggagtaaaaccaagacctatcgataatcaaactgaaaattttgatttgttgatggacttatgggaaactaataactccaagattatcacttggattaacaattctgtaactcagtcaattggtatgcaattggctaagtatgacacagcaaaggaggtctgggatcatttggaaagactgtacactcagtctaattttgctaagcagtaccagttggagtatgatatccgtgctcttcaacagcatgatctcagtattcaagatttttatgctgccatgtcggatttgtgggatcaattggcacttactgaatctgcagagttaaaaggttttgggccgtacattgctagacgggaagagcaacgtttggttcagtttttgatggcactccgttctgactttgagggcctacgtggaacaatccttcatcgatctcccctccctactgttgattctgtggttcatgaactgattgcagaggagactcgtatcaagtctcaagtggataaagggtctaaagtaactactactcctgtcgtgtttgctgcttcaactgatcagtctaggccaccccgtactcagactcgacaatctcctaaagttgcatttgatgagtgtgcattctgcaaacagaaaaatcattggaaggctcagtgtccgttgttacttaacaaggtcaaacagcctcaatctgggcagcaacagaaatatgggcagcaaaagtctccgtcacgctcctctggtgctcctccgtggtcatctcgtcctccacagttcgctgctgctgcaccatctgtagatgttgagtctgttagcactatgccaccttctgcgttggatccccaggttttcgaacagttcagacagttcttcgttcctaatcctacggccatgtcagcatctatgtctcattcgggttcagtttcttctagtacctcaggtattccttcctccttgtggatattggattctggtgcgtctcatcacatgtcccctcatttgtcatcgtttggttttttgtcacccatttcaccaatctctgttatgtccgcgagtgctgtacctatgtcagtcgagggtgttggttctgttactacccctcacattgtcctctctgatgtttattacattcccaaacttgctttaaatcttgtttcagtcagtcagttgtgtaaggctggtaattgggtgtttttttctgattctgtttgtgttatacaggaccaacacactcagagggtgattgggaccggccgtaggttgggggaactctatgtcttggagaatctcaaagtgtctgtagttgctgcctctagcatagatttatcttcttttcgtttgagtcctttgtcttctcagttttatctttggcattccagattaggacatgtgtcagtttcacgtttacgttttttggtctctagtggtgctttgggtcatgtgaacactagtgatatttcagattgtagtggttgtaaactggcaaaattttctgccttaccgtttaataaaagtgtgtcttattctgttgctccttttgacattattcattctgatgtatggggaccagtGCCAGTATCCACCaagggtggatcgacctattatgtttcgtttatagatgactatactcgttatacctgggtgtatcttatgaaacgcagatctgatttctttggcatttacaacaactttagagcccttgttaaaacacaacattcagctgtgataaagtgtttcaggtgtgacttagggggtgaatatacctctaatgacttcactcagttacttgcctctgatggtaccatacaccagtcatcttgtaccgacactcctgagcagaacggtctggcagaaagaaaacatcgtcatattgttgagacagcacgctctttacttttgtctgcagaggttcctagtattttttggggagaagcagttctaactgctgtatatgtgattaatcgtattcctactgcattgacttcagggatgtctccgtttgagaaactatatggtcacccgccgaattattctgcattacgagtttttggatgtacttgctttgttcttcgtcctcatgttgaacgaaataagttagggtcaaaatcagctatatgtgtgtttttggggtatggtattggacaaaaaggctatcgttgctatgatcctgtaagtcagaaattatatgtttcacgacatgtcacttttttggaacatattcctttttattccattccagctaaaacccatgatgtgacaaagtcagatattcggcttattgatccctttgggattgacatagaggttccagttccggattcatccatgccatctggtgtgccacctgatagtgcttcagcctcgcctgtgcctgagtctgctccttcgactgttgagactggagacccaccacctctgaggaggtctactcgaccttgtaagtccaccaaactgccagatttttactattctacatattcagcctcatttgcttcctttattgcaaacatacatcatttgtctgaacctgagtcgtatagagaggctgtgtctgatcctctttggcagaatgctatggccgaggaacttgctgctcttcatcatacacatacatgggatttggttactctcccacctggtaagcatgcgattggttgtcgatgggtgtataagataaaaacaaaatctgatgggtctgttgagcgatacaaggcaagacttgtggcaaaagggtattcacaacaatatggtatggattatgaggagactttttcccccgtagcaaagatgacgactgttcgcactatgattgctgttgcatccgttcgacagtggaagatatttcagatggatgtcaagaatgcttttctgaatggtgatctccacgcggaagtttatatgactcctcccccaggtattgaccaccagccaggtgaagtttgtcggcttcgaaaagctttatatggtctcaaacaagcccctcgtgcttggtttgagaaattctccactgttattacttcccttggatttgtcccgagtaaccatgattcagcattgtttgttagatgtacaagtgcagggcgaattctattgtccttatatgtagatgatatgattattactggtgatgatcatagtggtattgagttattgaagtatgatttggctcatcgatttgcaatgaaggacttgggcttgctgcgttattttctgggtattgaggtggctcagtctaagaaagggtatcttctttctcagactaagtatatatctgacttgtttacacgggcgcgtctttctgacaacaggactgtagatactccccttgaaaccaatgcacgttactctcctagtgatggtgttccattatcagatccgagtctttatcggactattgtgggtagtttggtttatcttacggttactcgtccagatatagcacatgcagttcatgttgttagccagtttgttactgctcctacttctgtgcactggggagctgtacttcgtattctaaggtatcttcgtggcactcagtttcagaatctcttgtttccctcgacgtcatctctcgagttgcgagcctatagtgatgctgattgggatggagatcgcaatgatcgtaaatccaccactggtttttgtgtgtttcttggagactctttaatctcgtggaagagcaagaaacaagatgttgtctctagatcttccacggaggctgagtatcgtgctatggctgtgactacatgtgagattatttggttacgttggcttcttgcagatatgggggttcacatttctatgcctactcccctgcattgtgataacaaaagtgcggtacaaattgcaaagaattctgtcttccatgagcgtacgaagcacattgagattgattgtcacttcacccgtcatcatttacagctcgggaccatatcgcttccttttgttccatcgtctttgcagattgctgacctttttacgaaggctcagtcggcgtctcgatttcgttttttgtgtgacaaactctcaatgcttattgctgttgcattgtgagtttgaggggggatgttagcccatatgttattgggcctttagtttatggacctttaggttattggctatgtatatatagcctacttttgtttagttagtttcaggcttttcagattatattgtaaaccttagcctttcttcctttcaataaagttctattaacaatTATTACTATGTAGTGTTATTACCCTACAATTAGAGTTCATTGTTATTTTCATCATCCTCTATTTAGTGCCCAGCCTAACGAGGGAAATCAGTTGCAGTTTCTTACTTACCAACATTAAAAACCAGTTCAAAGGTCTCACCAAATGGATAGCAAGTTCTTCTAGTCGCACTTGTCAAATATCCCTCATCACCACAACACTACTAGTCGCACGTGCACCCCCCTACTCTCAATGTAGGTTCGCCTCTGGACTAGCTAATCTTATCCTACTGCTGTTGACATGTATAGGTAGTTGGACAATACATCCAGCCAACAGGAGCCGGCATTCAAAGCAGTCGTGGGACTGCTGGTGGAGGACAGCAACAAGGGGTAACTAGTGGCAGTGGAGGAGGGCAGCAGCAACAAGGaggcggtggtggtggtggtggagcaATCACAATAGGACAAGCTCTTGAAGCGGCTGCACAAACAATACCTGgcaaaccagtggatcaatgcgatgCAGCAGCAATACAAGCAGCTGAAGTACGAGCAACAGGCAGTAATGTTATCATTCCCGGTGGCGTAGCAGCCACTGCTCAGTCGGCTGCCGCTTATAATGAATCTATGATAAGAGATGAAGACAAAGTTAAACTCGGAGATGTCTTGTCTGTAAGTAGCGAATCAAATTACTCCTCCTTTGACATATGCCCCATAGTTTctactttttattatttgttgACTGATTTAAGATATTTTGCCCGTCAGCTAGAAATACTTGCTTACCTGCGTATGCTAAATAGGGGTGTTCATTGTCGgtttgggtcggttattggtcaatatcataattaaaccaACTTaatcgatttttaaatttctaaaatcaaatcaaaccaacacaaaaaaataaccgACGGTTTGGTTattgtcggtttagttcggtttggtttGTTTTTTCGGTTAataactttagttaatgataaaagttagaaatttttcttaaaaaaattcaatccaaca encodes the following:
- the LOC107864130 gene encoding late embryogenesis abundant protein D-34 isoform X2, producing the protein MSQEQPQREQQEALKYGDVFNVNGELAEQPIAPQDAAMMQSAEAMVFGQTQKGGPASVMQAAAAKNERSGVVSHEDTTQVAGDEGVTVAETQVPGRRIVTESVAGQILGQYVEPLPVTAGAEGDVVEAPIAIGEALAATALVAGEKPVEQSDAAAIRVAEARATGSSVVTPGGLTATAQSAASVNERLTQDVDKITLNDVLTAGPTMLT
- the LOC107864130 gene encoding late embryogenesis abundant protein D-34 isoform X1 is translated as MSQEQPQREQQEALKYGDVFNVNGELAEQPIAPQDAAMMQSAEAMVFGQTQKGGPASVMQAAAAKNERSGVVSHEDTTQVAGDEGVTVAETQVPGRRIVTESVAGQILGQYVEPLPVTAGAEGDVVEAPIAIGEALAATALVAGEKPVEQSDAAAIRVAEARATGSSVVTPGGLTATAQSAASVNERLTQDVDKITLNDVLTGAPARLPADKAATRQDAEGVMEAEIRNNPSLTAYPGGVAASVAAAARLNERTA
- the LOC107864129 gene encoding late embryogenesis abundant protein 31 — translated: MSQQQQSTRQQGDQTSEPIKYGDVFCVKGELGEKAVKPEDAAMMQSAETAVLGKTKKGGPAAAMQSAANVNVSAGLVQPGDVTDVAAREGVTVTGTTVPGANIITESVAGQVVGQYIQPTGAGIQSSRGTAGGGQQQGVTSGSGGGQQQQGGGGGGGGAITIGQALEAAAQTIPGKPVDQCDAAAIQAAEVRATGSNVIIPGGVAATAQSAAAYNESMIRDEDKVKLGDVLSSATKMLPADKPATRQDAEGVVGAELRNKPDMSTTPGGVAASVTVAARMNERSQQQQS